From Phragmites australis chromosome 5, lpPhrAust1.1, whole genome shotgun sequence, a single genomic window includes:
- the LOC133917709 gene encoding uncharacterized protein LOC133917709 — protein sequence MDRSNSFGASWADQWDYGGDPSPRARGRQDGGGGKKQGGVEKTKAAAATGLKKVKEGTVSGFQWIKDKCQKKNGGGGRKQEGTGIVGY from the coding sequence ATGGACCGGAGCAACTCGTTCGGCGCGTCGTGGGCGGACCAGTGGGACTACGGCGGCGACCCGAGCCCCCGCGCGCGGGGGCGGCaggacggcggtggcggcaagAAGCAGGGCGGCGTGGAGAAGACCAAGGCGGCCGCGGCGACCGGGCTGAAGAAGGTGAAGGAGGGCACGGTGAGCGGGTTCCAGTGGATCAAGGACAAGTGCCAGAAGaagaacggcggcggcggcaggaagCAGGAGGGCACCGGGATCGTTGGGTATTAG
- the LOC133919763 gene encoding GDSL esterase/lipase At5g03810-like: MMRVSIASFKSLIMVLVVLLTCVGLLASVAASAATGQEVHLVPAVYVFGDSTVDVGNNQYLPGNSALQLPYGIDFPHSRSTGRFSNGYNVADFIAKLLGFKRSPPAYLSLTPRTSRQITRGLRGANYASGGSGILDTTGNTITLTKQIEYFAATKSKMVANSGGKGSLAVDELLSKSLFLISDGGNDMFAFLSQNRTASEVPSFYADLLSNYTRHVQELYELGARRFGIVDVPPLGCVPLLRASSPDGASRCVDGANALARGFNDALRALLADLTGSGALPGARYSVGSSYDVVSYFTANSGAAGFREVASACCGGGRLNAQTGCTPNATYCADRGEYLFWDGVHGTQAASRKGAVAIYSAPLQMGFATPINFKQLVSS; the protein is encoded by the exons ATGATGAGGGTGAGCATTGCCAGTTTTAAGTCTCTGATCATGGTACTAGTGGTGCTTCTTACCTGCGTCGGCCTGCTTGCCTCGGTGGCGGCGAGCGCGGCTACTGGACAGGAGGTGCACCTGGTGCCGGCGGTGTACGTCTTCGGCGACTCGACGGTGGACGTGGGGAACAACCAATACCTGCCGGGGAACTCGGCGCTGCAGCTCCCCTACGGCATCGACTTCCCGCACTCCAGGTCCACCGGAAGGTTCAGCAATGGATACAACGTCGCCGACTTCATCG CAAAACTGTTGGGTTTCAAGCGGAGCCCGCCGGCTTACCTGTCGCTGACGCCAAGAACGAGCCGCCAGATCACGAGAGGCCTCCGCGGCGCCAACTACGCGTCCGGGGGATCCGGAATCCTCGACACCACC GGGAACACGATCACGTTGACCAAGCAAATTGAATACTTCGCGGCCACCAAGTCAAAGATGGTGGCCAACAGCGGCGGGAAGGGCTCGTTGGCCGTCGACGAGCTGCTGTCCAAGTCGCTCTTTCTCATCAGCGACGGCGGCAACGACATGTTCGCGTTCCTGTCGCAGAACCGGACGGCGAGCGAGGTGCCGTCCTTCTACGCGGACCTACTGTCCAACTACACACGGCACGTGCAGGAGCTCTACGAGCTCGGAGCGAGGCGGTTCGGGATCGTCGACGTGCCGCCCCTGGGGTGCGTGCCGTTGTTGCGGGCCTCCTCCCCCGACGGCGCCTCCAGGTGCGTCGACGGCGCCAACGCCCTCGCCAGGGGCTTCAACGACGCTCTTAGGGCGCTGTTGGCGGACCTCACCGGCTCCGGGGCGCTGCCGGGGGCGCGGTACTCCGTCGGCAGCTCGTACGACGTGGTGTCCTACTTCACGGCGAACTCGGGCGCCGCGGGGTTCAGGGAGGTGGCCAGCGCGTGCTGCGGCGGGGGCCGGCTCAACGCGCAGACGGGTTGCACGCCCAACGCCACCTACTGCGCCGACCGCGGCGAGTACCTGTTCTGGGATGGGGTGCACGGCACGCAGGCCGCGTCCAGGAAGGGCGCCGTGGCCATCTACTCCGCCCCGCTGCAGATGGGCTTCGCAACGCCCATCAATTTCAAGCAGCTGGTTTCGTCTTGA
- the LOC133917708 gene encoding uncharacterized protein LOC133917708, whose translation MKRLLAHGHFGYPSGSLVGRSSALPTLCSSAIPRYYSTEKHDDTPSEIGEKARSTAEEFLRVAKEKTDDVSESAKETLHEPKEAVVGESAEDNETFKRRVEKGRRHKK comes from the exons ATGAAGAGGCTGCTTGCTCATGGGCATTTTGGTTACCCCTCCGGGAGCTTGGTGGGCAGATCCTCTGCCCTGCCTACGCTTTGCAGCAGTGCTATCCCCAGG TACTATTCAACCGAGAAACATGATGACACACCGAGTGAAATCGGAGAGAAGGCAAGATCAACAGCAGAAGAGTTCCTGAGGGTGGCCAAGGAGAAGACCGACGATGTTAGCGAGAGCGCAAAGGAAACCTTGCACGAGCCGAAGGAAGCGGTGGTCGGGGAGTCAGCTGAAGACAATGAGACGTTCAAAAGGAGGGTCGAGAAGGGGAGGCGCCATAAAAAATGA